One segment of Meriones unguiculatus strain TT.TT164.6M chromosome X, Bangor_MerUng_6.1, whole genome shotgun sequence DNA contains the following:
- the LOC132650085 gene encoding E3 ubiquitin-protein ligase RNF168-like, producing the protein MASSKGPALSLDECRCLICMEFLIEPVTLPCNHTMCRFCFEALMQNENLSCPFCRCWISSWAPFDICVDSFINEELWERIQAQYPQECIDRASLVFKDDSPVRKLSNPGELRKEYEEEMMRMEAERQATEERLNRASEEYIRELLAMDMEEERKKAEKLRLEKQRQMEEEEAKQLSLSESGTSPRKRKCKRKHCDGVSKSSLQAQPEAASKHRAVQDGQKTSARTDGDGMSPTGQDIKTEEDTPAATLSSSPVSPKQGTSRPFGRDGNVGSSEDEAPKPSCSNYSRYTRCKNIEPEAAAAHSSAQTESGNSGSGVKEEPEDHTAEAKDEVPHTLSRKHTSKRKHQEPAAAREPGISYETPPEGSSDEEEPQDFMTKRLIDLENLYFEKHQQEEQDRLYALELQRAWDEDLQRETRRKVYPRKYPPQYEAFHLDTSAKDNSKDKNI; encoded by the coding sequence ATGGCTTCGTCAAAAGGCCCGGCCTTGTCTTTAGACGAGTGCCGCTGTCTCATCTGTATGGAATTCCTCATCGAGCCGGTAACTCTGCCTTGCAACCACACGATGTGCAGGTTCTGCTTTGAGGCACTTATGCAAAATGAAAATTTGTCCTGCCCTTTCTGCCGCTGCTGGATCTCTTCTTGGGCTCCGTTTGATATCTGCGTGGACAGTTTTATCAATGAGGAACTGTGGGAGAGGATTCAAGCTCAGTATCCGCAGGAATGCATAGACAGGGCATCGCTGGTCTTCAAAGATGATTCACCTGTCCGAAAACTAAGCAACCCTGGGGAACTGAGGAAAGAATATGAAGAGGAGATGATGAGGATGGAGGCCGAgcgccaggccactgaggaaagaCTGAACAGAGCTAGTGAGGAATACATAAGAGAGTTATTGGCCATGgacatggaggaagaaagaaaaaaggcagaaaaGCTGAGACTGGAGAAACAACGGcaaatggaggaggaagaggccaaACAGCTCAGCCTAAGTGAATCGGGCACATccccaagaaaaagaaagtgcaaACGGAAACACTGTGACGGTGTTTCAAAGTCTTCTCTTCAGGCTCAGCCTGAGGCAGCATccaagcacagagctgtgcaagATGGCCAGAAAACATCTGCGCGAACCGACGGGGATGGGATGAGCCCTACGGGACAAGACAttaaaactgaagaagatactcCAGCAGCTACTCTCTCGTCAAGTCCGGTGAGTCCAAAACAAGGCACATCGAGACCTTTCGGCCGTGATGGGAACGTGGGCAGCTCAGAAGACGAGGCGCCCAAACCTAGCTGCTCTAACTACAGCAGGTATACCCGGTGTAAGAACATTGAACCGGAGGCTGCCGCTGCTCACTCCTCTGCCCAAACAGAGAGTGGGAACAGTGGGTCAGGCGTGAAAGAGGAACCTGAAGACCACACAGCTGAGGCAAAAGATGAAGTACCTCACACTCTGAGCAGAAAGCATACTTCCAAGAGGAAGCATCAGGAACCTGCGGCAGCCAGGGAGCCAGGCATTTCTTACGAAACGCCCCCTGAGGGTTCCTCAGACGAGGAGGAACCGCAAGACTTCATGACCAAAAGGCTGATTGATTTGGAGAATCTGTATTTTGAGAAGCatcaacaagaagaacaagacagACTATACGCACTGGAGCTTCAAAGAGCATGGGATGAAGACCTACAAAGGGAAACGCGGAGGAAAGTGTACCCAAGGAAATATCCACCGCAGTACGAGGCCTTCCATCTAGACACCTCAGCAAAAGACAATTCCAAAGATAAGAACATCTGA